From a single Labrenzia sp. PHM005 genomic region:
- a CDS encoding DUF6634 family protein, whose product MFIGNLKDLNAAQLLSSDIEKLQVLLDDLKSLRAGAYPSRDTLRNAPFLDDYRVITRGIAVLSGDVTGHPIISGTNEPMLSSPLFVVLKDIGAARTLSRWYRLGERASR is encoded by the coding sequence ATGTTCATTGGAAACCTGAAAGACCTTAACGCAGCGCAGTTGCTGTCGAGTGACATCGAAAAGCTGCAAGTGCTGCTGGACGATCTCAAATCTCTGCGGGCTGGAGCTTACCCCTCCCGCGATACTCTGCGCAATGCACCTTTTCTGGACGACTACCGTGTGATCACTCGCGGCATTGCCGTGTTGTCCGGAGACGTGACTGGGCACCCCATCATCTCCGGAACCAATGAGCCTATGCTGAGCTCACCGCTTTTCGTTGTTCTCAAAGACATCGGCGCCGCCCGAACATTGTCACGCTGGTATCGCCTCGGTGAACGCGCGTCTCGCTGA